From the genome of Devriesea agamarum, one region includes:
- a CDS encoding DMSO/selenate family reductase complex A subunit, which translates to MPERSPLPDLRTNAPDEVAHTATKASRRSFLFWSGIAGGSAAGALGLSSCGLLPRHGQDQPVAKADFGKLIWSSCNVNCGSRCPLLMRVDNGQIVRIEPDPTGNNELGTQQVRACVRGRSIRQRIYNPDRLKYPMKRVGKRGEGKFRRITWDEAYDHIARELRRIIKQYGNESVFINYGTGVLGGTVTASWPPGKSIIARFMNLIGGSLDQYGDYSTGCITEGMNYQYGQWMDSNSNDDTANAKLVVMFGNNPHETRMSGGGEVFVTQEVKRRSGHRVIVIDPRYSETAMNLADEWIPIRPGTDAALVAALAHVLISENLIDQKFLDTYTVGFDEQHLPAGAPAGSSYRSYVMGQGRDKIAKTPQWAAPITGISAQRIEQLAREIAQAKPCSINQGWGPQRQAAGENTSRAIMTLAAMIGQIGISGGGTGCREGSANLGMVPMPVGENPVKATLPFFMWTEAIRRGHEMTALTDGIKGADKISSDLKFIWNYGSNALINQHADVNRTHKLLQDESKAEMIVVIDNQMTASARYADILLPDVSNAEQSDLVKQGSAGNMGYTILASQAITPLFDCRTIYEMMTSLAERFGVKDNFTEGRTQEEWLQHLVELSRETIPDLPDYDTLKKQGIFRKKLDSVIPLKNFREDPVANPLPTPSGKIEIYSSVVQEMAQTWILPPGDELTPIPEFIRTWEMPGDPLQEKYPLQMIGHHFKGRTHSSYGNVAWLKEMHPQSMWINPLDAKEREIKPGDTVEVFNDRGRIRIEAFVTPRIAPGVVSVPQGAWFTPDKDGVDIGGCTNTLTSQRPTAASKSNAQHTNLVQVDKA; encoded by the coding sequence GTGCCTGAGCGTTCACCATTGCCCGACCTCCGGACTAATGCGCCGGATGAGGTTGCCCATACCGCAACAAAGGCCTCTCGAAGGTCCTTTCTTTTCTGGTCGGGGATTGCCGGAGGAAGCGCTGCCGGGGCGCTAGGTCTTAGCTCATGCGGCCTGTTGCCGCGGCACGGTCAGGACCAGCCCGTAGCTAAGGCCGACTTCGGGAAACTGATCTGGTCCAGCTGCAACGTGAACTGCGGATCTCGATGCCCGCTGCTCATGCGGGTGGACAACGGCCAGATCGTGAGGATCGAACCCGATCCGACTGGCAATAACGAACTCGGCACTCAGCAGGTGCGTGCCTGCGTGCGAGGCCGCTCTATTCGGCAACGCATTTATAACCCTGACCGTCTTAAGTACCCGATGAAACGGGTGGGTAAACGCGGTGAAGGAAAGTTCCGTCGGATTACGTGGGATGAAGCATACGACCACATCGCGCGAGAACTTCGGCGCATCATTAAGCAATATGGCAACGAATCTGTTTTCATAAACTACGGTACCGGTGTTCTTGGCGGTACCGTCACCGCATCGTGGCCTCCCGGCAAGAGCATCATCGCGCGGTTCATGAATCTCATCGGCGGAAGCCTTGACCAGTATGGGGACTACTCGACTGGCTGCATTACCGAGGGTATGAACTACCAGTACGGCCAGTGGATGGATTCCAACTCCAATGACGACACCGCGAACGCGAAGCTCGTGGTGATGTTCGGTAACAATCCGCACGAAACGCGGATGAGCGGCGGCGGCGAGGTGTTTGTGACCCAAGAGGTCAAACGCCGCAGCGGGCACCGAGTGATCGTGATCGATCCTCGGTACTCCGAAACCGCGATGAACCTCGCCGATGAGTGGATTCCGATTCGCCCCGGAACTGACGCTGCTCTAGTCGCCGCACTAGCCCACGTGCTGATTTCAGAGAACCTCATCGACCAAAAATTCCTCGACACCTACACCGTCGGATTTGATGAGCAGCATCTCCCAGCCGGGGCGCCCGCCGGAAGTTCGTACCGCAGCTACGTTATGGGACAGGGCCGAGACAAGATCGCCAAGACTCCACAATGGGCGGCTCCGATCACCGGCATTTCCGCTCAGCGAATTGAACAGTTGGCGCGTGAGATCGCGCAGGCGAAGCCGTGTTCCATCAACCAAGGGTGGGGGCCGCAGCGTCAGGCCGCGGGGGAGAACACCTCGCGCGCCATTATGACGCTCGCCGCAATGATCGGACAGATCGGCATCAGCGGTGGCGGCACCGGATGTCGTGAGGGCTCGGCGAACCTCGGGATGGTTCCCATGCCCGTGGGAGAGAACCCGGTGAAAGCGACACTGCCGTTCTTCATGTGGACCGAAGCTATTCGGCGTGGACACGAGATGACGGCGCTGACCGACGGCATTAAAGGCGCGGACAAGATCTCCTCCGATCTGAAGTTCATCTGGAACTACGGATCAAATGCCCTGATCAACCAGCATGCCGACGTGAATCGAACGCACAAGCTGCTGCAAGATGAGAGCAAAGCGGAAATGATCGTCGTCATTGATAACCAGATGACGGCCTCTGCGCGCTACGCGGATATCCTTCTCCCGGATGTGTCCAACGCTGAACAGTCTGACCTCGTGAAACAGGGGTCGGCTGGCAACATGGGGTACACGATCCTGGCCTCCCAAGCAATTACTCCTCTGTTCGATTGCCGCACCATCTACGAGATGATGACCAGTCTCGCTGAACGGTTCGGCGTAAAAGACAATTTCACTGAGGGCCGCACCCAAGAGGAATGGCTGCAACACCTGGTGGAACTATCCCGGGAGACCATTCCTGATCTGCCTGACTACGACACCTTGAAAAAGCAGGGGATCTTCCGAAAGAAACTGGATTCGGTGATTCCCCTCAAGAATTTCCGAGAGGACCCGGTAGCGAACCCGCTGCCCACTCCGAGCGGGAAGATCGAAATCTACTCCTCCGTGGTGCAGGAGATGGCGCAGACCTGGATCCTCCCGCCGGGGGATGAGCTCACTCCCATCCCCGAGTTCATTCGCACCTGGGAGATGCCGGGTGATCCTTTGCAGGAAAAATACCCCCTGCAGATGATTGGCCACCATTTCAAAGGCCGCACCCACTCCAGCTACGGAAACGTGGCCTGGCTCAAGGAAATGCATCCGCAGTCCATGTGGATCAATCCTCTGGACGCTAAGGAACGCGAGATAAAGCCGGGGGACACGGTGGAGGTCTTCAATGATCGTGGCCGCATTCGCATCGAGGCATTCGTGACCCCGCGAATCGCACCCGGTGTGGTGTCCGTTCCGCAAGGCGCGTGGTTCACCCCGGATAAGGACGGCGTGGATATCGGAGGTTGCACTAACACGCTGACATCCCAGCGTCCGACTGCAGCCTCAAAATCTAATGCTCAGCACACCAATCTTGTTCAGGTCGACAAAGCCTAA
- a CDS encoding alpha-L-fucosidase produces the protein MSTGPSDVRPRPTPSQLAWQQTGYGVFFHFGINTFHGQEWSDGTLPADTFNPTDLDADEWARVAAELGAGYVVLTAKHHDGFCLWPTETTNYSVASSPWRGGRGDLVGELERACRRYGLGFGIYLSPWDRNAPCYENPTEYDEFYLRQLRELCTNYGELTEIWFDGAGSAGRSYDWNRIGELIEQTQPQAMIFNMGPATIRWVGNEDGLASDPCTYVTDRTDLNNYDDDVVMLGEQAYIPPECDVSVRRGWFWHPDDEPKSLQHLLAIHDRSLGLGANLLLNIPPDRRGRIDSADLTRLREWRAALDARFGSPVQASIAPKHSDQIQAEPQRALHDDGNAHPYRWRAHLPQGTVCDHVELREDLRRGQAVLEHRVITSDGREIASGHTIGVRRIHRLAEPVAVDELLIEIIGDAYADQEPPTLSSVLVHDARCAPTPDLPDDYRAPTETPED, from the coding sequence ATGAGTACTGGCCCATCGGATGTGCGACCCCGCCCAACCCCTTCACAGCTCGCCTGGCAGCAGACCGGATACGGAGTGTTTTTCCACTTCGGAATCAATACTTTTCACGGTCAGGAATGGAGTGACGGCACCCTACCAGCAGACACCTTCAACCCGACCGACTTAGACGCTGACGAGTGGGCTCGGGTTGCAGCAGAGCTAGGCGCCGGCTACGTCGTCCTAACGGCTAAACACCATGACGGGTTTTGCCTATGGCCTACGGAGACCACTAACTACTCGGTCGCGTCCTCACCCTGGCGCGGCGGGCGGGGAGATCTGGTCGGTGAGCTCGAACGCGCATGCCGCCGCTACGGCCTGGGTTTTGGCATCTACCTTTCTCCCTGGGACCGCAACGCCCCCTGCTATGAGAACCCGACGGAGTACGACGAGTTCTACCTGCGTCAGCTGCGCGAGCTGTGCACCAACTACGGCGAGCTGACCGAGATCTGGTTCGACGGGGCGGGATCTGCGGGACGCTCCTATGACTGGAATCGAATCGGCGAGTTGATCGAGCAGACCCAGCCGCAGGCGATGATCTTCAACATGGGGCCCGCGACAATCCGCTGGGTCGGTAACGAGGACGGCCTGGCCTCTGACCCCTGCACCTACGTCACCGATCGCACCGATCTCAATAACTATGACGACGATGTGGTGATGCTCGGCGAACAGGCATATATACCGCCGGAATGCGATGTGTCGGTACGTCGCGGATGGTTCTGGCATCCCGATGATGAGCCGAAGAGCCTCCAGCACCTGCTCGCGATTCACGACCGTTCGCTAGGGCTGGGAGCAAATCTGCTTCTCAACATTCCTCCGGACCGTCGCGGCCGGATAGATTCCGCGGACCTCACTCGCCTGAGGGAATGGCGCGCGGCACTGGACGCCCGGTTCGGCAGCCCGGTGCAGGCGAGTATCGCCCCCAAGCACAGCGACCAAATCCAAGCTGAGCCGCAGCGAGCCCTTCACGATGATGGCAACGCCCATCCCTACAGGTGGCGCGCGCATCTTCCCCAGGGCACGGTGTGTGACCATGTCGAACTGCGGGAGGATCTTCGCCGCGGGCAGGCGGTGCTTGAACACCGCGTGATCACCTCGGACGGACGCGAAATTGCTAGCGGTCACACGATCGGGGTGCGGCGCATCCACCGTCTCGCCGAACCCGTTGCCGTCGATGAATTACTGATCGAGATAATCGGGGACGCGTATGCGGACCAGGAACCGCCGACGCTGTCCAGTGTTCTCGTCCACGATGCCCGGTGTGCTCCAACTCCGGATTTGCCCGACGACTATCGGGCGCCAACCGAGACCCCGGAGGATTAA
- a CDS encoding malate:quinone oxidoreductase, with translation MSDHRVEVIKADAVLIGGGIASATLASLLSILEPTWHLEVCERLDGVGLESSAGWNNAGTGHSALCELNYTPQDIDGSVDPAKAISINEQFQISRQFWAYLVENDLIASPEEFIRPVPHMSFVHGADNIEYLRRRHEALVRSPLFEGMEFTTDHARIEQWAPLITAGRPVTENVAATFAPQGTDVDFGALTRALFNHAATVNTTVSTGAEVISIRRLGRDWGVMVRATDSGAVRILRAPFVFVGAGGAALPLLQHAGIAEIRGFGGFPISGQWLRCTNPDIIQRHHAKVYGKASVGAPPMSVPHLDTRVIDGERALMFGPYAGFSPKFLKTGSMTDLIRSVRPGNILPNLAVARDNLDLVRYLVGELTNSMRDRMDALRTYMPSARAEDWELVIAGQRVQVIAPDKTRKGVLQFGTQLITAGDRSIGGMLGASPGASTSTTIMLNLLKTVFPERIDAWRPGITRLVPSYGTTLSSDAAAARRSLSRTAEALGLISD, from the coding sequence ATGAGCGATCACCGCGTAGAGGTCATTAAGGCCGACGCCGTACTGATCGGTGGGGGCATCGCCAGCGCAACACTCGCCTCACTCCTGTCGATCCTCGAACCCACCTGGCACCTTGAAGTCTGCGAACGCCTGGACGGAGTTGGGCTGGAAAGCTCCGCAGGCTGGAACAACGCCGGCACCGGCCATTCAGCTCTGTGCGAGCTGAACTACACCCCCCAAGACATCGACGGCAGCGTCGACCCCGCCAAAGCCATCTCCATCAACGAACAGTTCCAGATATCGCGCCAGTTCTGGGCATACCTCGTCGAAAACGACCTGATCGCAAGCCCGGAAGAATTCATCCGCCCGGTACCGCATATGAGTTTCGTCCACGGCGCCGACAACATCGAATATCTGCGGCGCCGCCACGAAGCACTAGTTCGCAGCCCCCTATTCGAGGGCATGGAGTTCACCACCGACCACGCCCGCATTGAGCAATGGGCACCGCTGATTACCGCGGGCCGTCCGGTCACTGAAAACGTTGCGGCCACCTTCGCACCCCAGGGAACAGACGTCGATTTCGGAGCCCTCACCCGCGCACTGTTCAACCACGCCGCCACCGTGAACACCACCGTGTCAACCGGTGCGGAAGTCATCTCCATACGCAGACTGGGCCGCGACTGGGGCGTCATGGTCAGGGCCACCGACTCCGGCGCCGTGCGCATCCTACGCGCCCCCTTCGTCTTCGTCGGCGCTGGCGGCGCTGCTCTTCCCCTCCTCCAGCACGCCGGCATCGCTGAAATCCGCGGCTTTGGCGGCTTCCCCATTTCCGGGCAATGGCTGCGCTGCACCAACCCCGACATCATCCAACGTCACCATGCCAAGGTGTACGGAAAAGCCTCTGTCGGCGCACCCCCCATGAGCGTTCCCCACCTCGACACCCGGGTAATCGACGGCGAGCGCGCCCTCATGTTCGGCCCCTACGCCGGATTCTCACCAAAGTTCCTCAAAACCGGATCCATGACCGACCTCATCCGGTCGGTCCGCCCCGGAAACATCCTGCCGAACTTAGCCGTTGCGCGCGACAATCTCGACCTCGTCCGCTACCTCGTAGGAGAACTCACCAACTCCATGCGCGACCGTATGGACGCGCTGCGCACCTACATGCCCAGCGCCCGCGCCGAGGACTGGGAACTTGTGATCGCAGGCCAGCGGGTCCAAGTAATCGCGCCCGACAAAACCCGCAAGGGAGTGCTCCAATTCGGAACCCAGCTCATCACCGCAGGTGACCGCTCAATCGGTGGCATGCTGGGCGCTTCACCTGGCGCCTCAACCTCGACCACCATCATGCTGAACCTATTAAAGACCGTCTTCCCCGAGCGGATAGACGCCTGGAGACCCGGTATCACCCGGCTCGTTCCCTCCTACGGGACGACGTTGTCCTCGGATGCTGCAGCCGCCCGGCGCAGCCTTAGTCGCACTGCGGAGGCACTCGGACTGATCTCGGATTAA
- a CDS encoding (Fe-S)-binding protein: MKISLMATCLADVMAPDVARSTVILLERLGHEVVFDPAQTCCGQMHTNTGYYHEAAPVVRQFVDVFERHLDSVDAIVMPSGSCTGCVRDQHPIVARHENDPELERRAAAVSAKTYELSELLIDVLKVTDVGAYFPHKVTYHPTCHSMRVLKVGPRPLRLLRAVEGIEIVNLPESDTCCGFGGTFSVKNHDTSDAMVTDKAKNVVKSGAEFVTAGDASCLMNIGGKLSRRGDRPRPIHLAQILASTKEAPFEPSATILGRAS; this comes from the coding sequence ATGAAGATCTCGCTCATGGCGACGTGCCTGGCGGATGTCATGGCGCCGGATGTCGCCCGTTCCACCGTTATATTGCTTGAACGTCTCGGTCACGAAGTTGTCTTCGACCCGGCACAGACATGCTGCGGTCAGATGCATACCAACACCGGTTATTACCACGAGGCTGCGCCTGTGGTGCGGCAATTCGTCGACGTTTTTGAACGTCATCTGGACTCAGTCGACGCCATTGTGATGCCGTCGGGCTCCTGCACGGGATGCGTGCGCGACCAACACCCGATCGTCGCACGACACGAAAACGATCCAGAGCTAGAACGCCGTGCCGCAGCTGTCTCGGCAAAAACCTACGAACTCTCAGAACTTCTGATTGACGTACTCAAAGTGACCGACGTCGGCGCATACTTCCCACACAAGGTGACCTATCATCCGACCTGCCACTCCATGCGCGTGCTCAAAGTCGGCCCACGCCCGCTGCGTTTGCTGCGAGCCGTCGAGGGAATCGAAATCGTTAACCTCCCCGAATCCGACACCTGCTGCGGCTTCGGCGGAACCTTCTCCGTGAAAAACCATGACACCTCCGACGCCATGGTCACCGATAAAGCCAAAAACGTCGTCAAATCCGGCGCCGAATTCGTCACCGCGGGTGATGCATCCTGCCTGATGAACATTGGGGGAAAGCTGTCCCGGCGCGGTGACCGCCCTCGCCCGATCCATCTCGCGCAGATCCTGGCGTCCACCAAGGAAGCGCCCTTTGAACCGTCCGCCACCATTCTTGGGAGGGCATCGTGA
- a CDS encoding LutB/LldF family L-lactate oxidation iron-sulfur protein has protein sequence MTAVDLPMPKVRPQHASPGTSRLWGTESFPAAAHHELRNETLRKNLRHATTTIRAKRAAVVREMRDWQQLRAAGSGIKWQVTDNLPAMLEQLEASVTAAGGTVHWARDADEAGEIVTRLALERGAREVLKIKSMATQEISLNETLENAGIHAVESDLAELIVQLAGDTPSHILVPAIHRNRTEIREIFLRAMPGLSPDITDDPAELAGAARRFLREKFLDLENGVAISGANFAIAETGTIAIVESEGNGRMCLTLPKTLISVMGIEKILPRFQDFEVFLQLLPRSSTGERMNPYTSLFTGTTDGDGPQEFHLVLLDNGRTSVLSDPEGRSALHCIRCSACLNVCPVYERAGGHAYGSTYPGPIGAILSPQLTGMEGKNNPNASLPYASSLCGACYDVCPVKINIPSILIHLRSKEVDQRRETRGMFHGTWDVAMKSVGKLMSSPHLYDTAVRSSGLAGKITRRANVGKLPHLPVISGWTDHRDLPMPRESFRSWWSAREKQQKKTQQKGSQQ, from the coding sequence GTGACCGCCGTCGATCTGCCAATGCCGAAGGTTCGCCCTCAGCATGCCAGCCCGGGAACCTCCCGCCTCTGGGGAACCGAATCCTTCCCGGCCGCCGCGCACCACGAACTACGCAATGAAACCCTGCGCAAAAATCTGCGTCATGCCACCACCACCATTCGCGCCAAACGCGCCGCCGTGGTGCGTGAAATGCGGGACTGGCAGCAGTTACGCGCCGCCGGAAGCGGCATCAAATGGCAGGTGACCGACAACCTTCCGGCGATGCTCGAACAGCTAGAAGCTTCTGTCACTGCCGCGGGCGGAACTGTGCACTGGGCACGTGACGCGGACGAAGCTGGCGAGATCGTCACCCGACTGGCGCTGGAGCGCGGGGCCCGCGAGGTCTTGAAGATTAAGTCCATGGCGACGCAGGAAATCAGCCTGAATGAAACTCTTGAAAATGCGGGCATCCACGCGGTTGAATCCGACCTCGCGGAGTTGATCGTGCAGCTGGCAGGCGACACCCCCAGCCACATTCTGGTTCCCGCCATTCACCGCAACCGGACCGAAATCCGGGAAATTTTCCTGCGCGCGATGCCTGGCCTGTCACCCGACATCACCGATGACCCCGCCGAACTAGCCGGGGCTGCCCGACGATTCCTGCGGGAGAAGTTCCTCGACCTCGAAAACGGGGTAGCGATCTCTGGTGCGAACTTCGCCATCGCTGAAACCGGCACCATCGCCATCGTGGAGTCCGAAGGCAATGGCCGCATGTGCCTCACCCTTCCCAAAACCTTGATCAGCGTCATGGGTATTGAGAAGATCCTGCCCAGGTTCCAGGACTTCGAGGTGTTCTTACAGCTCCTTCCCCGCTCCTCCACCGGCGAGCGTATGAACCCCTACACGTCCTTGTTCACCGGCACCACCGACGGCGACGGCCCCCAGGAATTCCACCTGGTCCTGCTGGATAACGGCCGCACCTCTGTGCTGTCGGACCCCGAGGGGCGCAGTGCACTGCACTGCATCCGCTGCTCAGCTTGCCTGAACGTGTGCCCGGTGTACGAACGCGCGGGTGGACACGCCTACGGTTCCACCTACCCCGGCCCGATCGGCGCCATTTTGTCGCCTCAGCTGACCGGTATGGAAGGCAAAAACAATCCGAACGCCTCCCTGCCCTACGCATCCAGCCTGTGCGGTGCGTGCTACGACGTCTGCCCTGTAAAGATCAATATCCCCTCGATCCTGATTCATTTGCGGTCGAAGGAAGTCGATCAGCGACGCGAAACTCGCGGCATGTTCCACGGCACCTGGGACGTGGCGATGAAGAGCGTGGGCAAACTAATGAGCTCGCCTCACCTGTATGACACTGCCGTGCGCAGCTCCGGCCTCGCAGGCAAAATTACCCGCCGCGCGAATGTCGGTAAGCTGCCGCATTTACCGGTGATCTCGGGATGGACCGACCACCGCGACCTTCCCATGCCGCGCGAGTCCTTTAGATCATGGTGGTCAGCGCGAGAAAAGCAGCAAAAGAAGACCCAGCAGAAGGGTTCTCAGCAATGA
- a CDS encoding LutC/YkgG family protein, with translation MSNWTETRPTRTPGLSAKEEILGRIRTALAADPNRVPSTEADVPREYYRADHPQETDTNPAKIRDVLVDRLIDYKAGVRRCAPDEVAQIIAELIGDARTVLRPTGVPEQWLAEIPSERLREDSSDGHALTARELDATDVVLTGCHTAIALTGTIVLDGSELSGRRALSLVPDHHIVVVEADQIVLGVPKAIERMNATPTVPWTWISGPSATSDIELNRVEGVHGPRRLDVVIIETPAAETVAANTDEARA, from the coding sequence ATGAGCAACTGGACCGAGACACGACCTACCAGAACCCCGGGTCTCAGCGCCAAAGAAGAAATACTCGGTCGTATCCGCACAGCCCTGGCTGCCGATCCGAATCGGGTGCCCAGCACCGAAGCGGATGTCCCCCGCGAATACTACCGAGCTGACCATCCGCAAGAGACCGACACGAACCCAGCCAAAATCCGCGACGTGCTCGTGGACCGCCTGATCGACTACAAAGCCGGAGTTCGGCGCTGCGCACCCGATGAGGTTGCGCAGATTATTGCTGAGCTGATTGGCGATGCTCGCACGGTTCTGCGTCCCACCGGTGTTCCCGAACAGTGGCTGGCAGAGATTCCCTCGGAGCGTCTACGTGAGGACAGTTCAGACGGTCACGCACTGACCGCACGTGAACTGGACGCCACCGACGTGGTGCTCACCGGCTGCCACACCGCCATCGCCCTGACCGGAACCATCGTGCTCGACGGTTCCGAATTGAGCGGTCGGCGTGCCCTGAGTTTGGTCCCTGACCATCACATTGTGGTGGTTGAGGCCGATCAGATTGTTCTGGGAGTCCCCAAAGCGATCGAACGGATGAATGCCACCCCCACCGTTCCGTGGACCTGGATTTCCGGACCGAGCGCAACCAGCGATATCGAGTTGAACAGGGTCGAAGGCGTGCACGGCCCGCGCCGCTTAGACGTGGTGATCATCGAAACCCCTGCCGCCGAAACAGTGGCTGCGAACACCGATGAGGCCCGGGCATGA
- a CDS encoding aldose 1-epimerase family protein gives MSTANSSRRPGPRGAEYLLEAGPYRALITEVGATLASLTYDGRPLVHEGPRNQPMMHHRGAIIAPWPNRVGDGRYTVEGTTYQLPLTEPARSNALHGLVSFQSYELLALEPLPSADGVASAQLRTMLYATPSYPFTLAITVTYELHPLSGLRTTVHAENLSQRGTPAAPYGCCPHPYLVAGEDKLEEWTLQFGAHRVLEVREDRLLPTGMLSVDPGTRFDFKDGKVIGDMFLDHALTDLVRDGDGIARVRLTSRLGTGVEIAFDRKLPWVQIHTADRPEPEWNRKGLAVEPMTCPPDAFNSGTDLVRLSPGQSHEVSWTIKAL, from the coding sequence ATGAGCACCGCAAACTCATCCCGCCGGCCTGGCCCGCGCGGCGCAGAATACCTGTTGGAAGCAGGGCCATACCGGGCCCTGATCACCGAAGTGGGGGCGACCCTCGCGTCACTGACTTACGATGGGCGCCCGCTCGTGCACGAGGGTCCGCGTAACCAGCCGATGATGCATCATCGGGGCGCGATTATCGCTCCCTGGCCCAACCGGGTCGGCGATGGCCGCTACACAGTTGAGGGCACGACCTACCAGCTGCCGTTGACAGAGCCTGCGCGCAGCAATGCTCTGCACGGACTGGTCTCGTTCCAGTCGTACGAACTGCTGGCACTCGAACCGTTGCCGTCAGCGGATGGGGTGGCCAGCGCGCAGCTGCGCACCATGTTGTACGCCACCCCGAGCTACCCGTTCACCCTCGCGATCACCGTGACTTACGAGTTGCACCCACTCAGCGGCCTACGCACCACGGTCCACGCTGAGAATCTGTCCCAGCGTGGAACACCAGCAGCCCCGTATGGCTGCTGCCCCCACCCGTACCTGGTGGCAGGCGAGGACAAACTCGAAGAATGGACCCTGCAGTTTGGTGCGCATCGGGTGCTGGAAGTGCGAGAAGACCGGCTGCTTCCCACCGGCATGCTCTCGGTGGACCCGGGAACCCGCTTCGATTTCAAAGACGGCAAGGTCATCGGGGACATGTTCTTAGACCATGCCCTGACCGACCTGGTGCGCGACGGCGATGGGATCGCCCGCGTGCGCCTGACTAGCCGTCTAGGAACCGGCGTTGAAATCGCCTTCGACCGCAAACTGCCCTGGGTACAAATCCATACCGCAGACCGCCCGGAACCAGAGTGGAACCGCAAGGGACTCGCTGTCGAACCGATGACCTGCCCACCGGATGCTTTCAACTCTGGAACAGATCTGGTGCGACTCTCACCCGGCCAGAGTCATGAGGTGTCGTGGACAATTAAGGCGCTTTAA